Proteins found in one Pseudomonas sp. P8_241 genomic segment:
- a CDS encoding GNAT family N-acetyltransferase: protein MEATPTLHTERLILRPLELADAEAIQQQFPHWEVVRYLNEFVPWPYPADGALTYLRDNALPAMARGSEWHWSIRLKSAPEQLIGNISLMNEQDNNRGFWLGPKWQGQGFISEASEAVTDFWFETLGRSVLRVPKAAPNTGSRRLSERTGMRLIHTDEGRFVGGIFTKETWEITREEWLQQR, encoded by the coding sequence ATGGAAGCTACCCCTACGCTTCATACCGAGCGCCTGATCCTGCGGCCGCTGGAGCTGGCCGATGCCGAAGCGATCCAGCAACAATTCCCCCACTGGGAAGTGGTGCGTTACCTCAACGAGTTTGTTCCATGGCCTTATCCGGCAGACGGTGCACTGACATATCTGCGTGACAATGCGTTACCGGCGATGGCCCGGGGCTCTGAATGGCACTGGTCGATCCGACTCAAGTCAGCGCCGGAACAACTGATCGGCAACATCAGTTTGATGAACGAACAGGACAACAACCGCGGCTTCTGGCTCGGTCCGAAGTGGCAAGGTCAGGGCTTCATTAGCGAGGCCAGTGAGGCTGTCACCGATTTTTGGTTCGAAACCCTTGGCCGCTCAGTGCTGCGTGTGCCGAAAGCCGCGCCGAACACCGGCTCGCGCAGGCTCTCCGAACGCACGGGGATGCGCTTGATCCATACCGACGAAGGTCGATTCGTCGGCGGGATATTTACGAAAGAAACCTGGGAAATCACTCGCGAAGAATGGCTGCAACAGCGCTGA
- a CDS encoding AraC family transcriptional regulator, translating into MSEKDTISIQLVREALLQSCAPGIATEDVLNKVGIDPQLLASADGRVPATAYARLWRLLARRGDDEFFGMDPRKLKSGSLAFLCRCAMVQPSLATGLISGLGFLSLMLENMPAELVRQQSLAEIVLLEDGKDPRRAFTYFTYWMIVHGVACWLAGRRIPILAIELRCPQPDFCDDYQVMFSENLRFDRPRTRMIFSADCLDAPIKRSPEELKRFLAHAPANILVKYRDPESLSSRIKQDLRQLPAERWPETEALAQRLCMSASTLRRRLAEEGQTYQGLKDSVRKELAIVWLAEPAISFAEIATRLGFADASSFYKAFRKWSGSNPGHYRSLILNEAE; encoded by the coding sequence ATGTCGGAAAAAGACACCATTTCCATTCAACTGGTGCGTGAAGCGCTGCTGCAAAGCTGCGCGCCGGGCATCGCCACTGAAGATGTGCTGAACAAGGTCGGCATTGATCCGCAGCTACTGGCAAGCGCCGATGGCCGCGTGCCGGCTACCGCTTACGCGCGTCTGTGGCGGTTGTTGGCACGGCGCGGGGACGATGAGTTTTTTGGCATGGACCCGCGCAAGCTCAAATCCGGCAGCCTGGCGTTTCTCTGCCGTTGCGCCATGGTCCAGCCGAGCCTGGCAACGGGCCTCATCAGCGGTTTGGGTTTCCTGTCCCTGATGCTTGAAAACATGCCCGCCGAGTTGGTGCGTCAACAAAGCCTGGCGGAAATCGTGCTGCTCGAAGACGGCAAAGACCCGCGCCGGGCCTTCACTTATTTCACCTATTGGATGATCGTCCACGGGGTCGCGTGCTGGCTGGCGGGACGGCGAATTCCGATCCTGGCCATCGAATTGCGCTGCCCCCAGCCGGACTTCTGCGATGACTACCAGGTGATGTTTTCCGAGAACCTGCGTTTTGACCGCCCGCGCACGCGGATGATTTTCTCCGCCGATTGCCTGGACGCGCCGATCAAGCGCAGCCCCGAAGAGCTCAAGCGTTTCCTGGCCCATGCACCGGCCAATATCCTGGTCAAATACCGGGATCCGGAGAGCCTCTCCAGCCGGATCAAACAAGATCTACGGCAACTTCCCGCCGAACGCTGGCCAGAAACCGAGGCCCTGGCGCAACGCCTGTGCATGTCAGCCTCGACCTTGCGCCGTCGACTGGCCGAAGAGGGCCAGACCTACCAAGGCCTCAAGGACAGCGTGCGCAAGGAGTTGGCGATTGTCTGGCTGGCGGAACCGGCCATCAGCTTCGCCGAAATCGCCACGCGTCTCGGGTTTGCCGATGCCAGTTCGTTCTACAAGGCGTTTCGCAAGTGGTCAGGGTCAAATCCCGGGCATTACCGCAGCCTGATTCTTAATGAGGCAGAGTGA
- the efeU gene encoding iron uptake transporter permease EfeU, with product MLVPFLIMLREGIEAALIVGIIASYLKQTGRGQWMPAVWIGVFLAAALALLVGGGLELVSAEFPQKQQELFEGIVGLVAVGILSSMVFWMRKVARSIKHSLHVSLDHALAGSTHQVIALIAMVFFAVAREGLETVFFLLAVFQQSEGPAAPVGALFGLVLAIVIGFMIYGGSLRLNLAAFFRWTGLFILVVAAGILANSVQALHEAGVWNHLQTVLFDISATLPMDGPLGSVLAGMFGYQDAPTVSTLGAYLIYLLIALVMFFLPAPALSKTPSSVSSQ from the coding sequence ATGCTCGTTCCTTTTCTGATCATGCTGCGCGAAGGCATCGAGGCCGCGCTGATCGTCGGCATCATCGCCAGCTACCTCAAACAGACCGGCCGCGGGCAGTGGATGCCGGCCGTGTGGATCGGTGTCTTCCTCGCCGCCGCCCTCGCCCTGTTGGTCGGCGGTGGCCTGGAACTGGTCAGCGCTGAATTCCCGCAGAAACAACAGGAACTGTTCGAAGGCATTGTCGGGCTGGTGGCCGTCGGCATTCTCAGTTCCATGGTGTTCTGGATGCGCAAGGTCGCGCGCTCGATCAAGCATTCACTGCACGTCTCCCTCGACCATGCCCTGGCCGGTTCAACACATCAGGTGATCGCGCTGATCGCCATGGTGTTTTTCGCCGTGGCCCGCGAAGGCCTGGAAACGGTGTTTTTCCTGCTGGCGGTGTTCCAGCAAAGCGAAGGTCCGGCCGCTCCGGTGGGTGCCCTGTTCGGCCTTGTCCTGGCCATCGTCATCGGTTTCATGATTTACGGCGGTAGCCTGCGCCTGAACCTGGCTGCATTTTTCCGCTGGACCGGGTTATTTATTCTCGTGGTTGCCGCGGGCATTCTCGCCAACTCCGTGCAGGCGCTGCATGAAGCCGGGGTGTGGAATCACCTGCAAACCGTGCTCTTCGATATCAGCGCCACGCTGCCGATGGACGGCCCGCTGGGCTCGGTACTGGCCGGCATGTTCGGCTATCAGGACGCGCCGACCGTCAGCACCCTCGGCGCTTATCTGATTTACCTGCTGATCGCGCTGGTGATGTTCTTTCTCCCGGCGCCGGCGCTTTCGAAAACTCCGTCTTCTGTTTCCAGCCAGTAA
- the efeO gene encoding iron uptake system protein EfeO, translating to MPNQAPPQASPPHALRWAVVGSVIVMIAAGGLFYYASTMAAAKRLANHDEVLVTIHPHSCEPNTLTVPAGRASLRIVNRSDRAVEWEILDGVLVIEERENIAPGLSQVINANLLPGDYAITCGLLSNPRGTLHVTPTAASDAAAKAKPSMLKFVGPLSEFRVYLSTQGSVLIKAVTVLEQAIASGDLAQAQALYVPARVAYQRMAPAAQRLAELDNSINARADYFEKREQDPAFAGFHRLEFALFQQRNLDGLTPNALRLLTDVTTLKQQLLAQSLPPEQLVSIIVRNLNSIAEVRALNGEEERYSHSDLNGFAGNLDAARKVVDLLRPLLTTSAPGLLPTIDDALNAFDAELNRFKVNDGYASYDSVNTAQRQQIADKATALASALDAIDPALGLGGLTAEGSKR from the coding sequence ATGCCAAACCAAGCCCCACCCCAGGCGTCCCCACCCCATGCCTTGCGCTGGGCAGTGGTCGGTTCGGTGATCGTGATGATCGCCGCCGGCGGCCTGTTCTACTACGCCTCGACCATGGCCGCGGCCAAGCGCCTGGCCAATCATGACGAGGTGCTGGTGACTATTCATCCGCACAGCTGTGAGCCTAATACCCTGACGGTCCCCGCCGGGCGCGCCAGCTTGCGCATCGTTAATCGTTCCGATCGTGCGGTTGAATGGGAAATCCTCGACGGTGTGCTGGTGATCGAAGAGCGCGAGAACATCGCACCCGGCCTCAGTCAGGTGATTAACGCGAACCTGTTGCCCGGCGACTACGCCATCACGTGTGGCCTGTTGAGCAACCCGCGGGGCACCTTGCACGTCACGCCGACCGCGGCGTCCGATGCCGCCGCCAAGGCAAAGCCGTCGATGCTGAAATTTGTCGGACCATTGTCGGAATTTCGCGTGTACCTGAGCACTCAAGGCTCGGTGCTGATCAAAGCGGTCACGGTACTGGAACAAGCAATCGCCTCCGGTGATCTGGCTCAGGCACAGGCGCTGTACGTGCCGGCCCGCGTCGCCTATCAGCGCATGGCCCCGGCCGCGCAGCGCCTGGCTGAACTGGACAACAGCATCAATGCCCGCGCCGACTATTTTGAAAAGCGCGAGCAAGACCCGGCCTTCGCCGGTTTCCACCGCCTCGAATTCGCGCTGTTCCAACAACGCAATCTCGACGGACTGACACCGAATGCCCTGCGTCTGCTGACGGACGTCACCACCCTCAAACAACAGCTGCTGGCCCAGTCGCTGCCACCGGAGCAATTGGTGAGCATCATCGTGCGCAACCTCAACAGCATCGCCGAAGTCCGCGCCCTCAACGGTGAAGAGGAACGCTACAGCCACAGCGACCTGAACGGTTTCGCCGGCAATCTCGATGCGGCCCGCAAAGTTGTCGACCTGTTGCGCCCGCTGCTGACCACGTCTGCACCCGGGTTACTGCCGACAATCGATGACGCCCTCAATGCGTTCGACGCCGAACTGAACCGTTTCAAGGTCAACGACGGCTACGCCAGCTATGACAGCGTCAACACCGCGCAACGTCAACAGATCGCCGACAAAGCCACGGCACTGGCCAGCGCACTGGATGCCATCGACCCCGCCCTTGGCCTTGGTGGCCTGACAGCAGAAGGCTCCAAACGATGA
- the efeB gene encoding iron uptake transporter deferrochelatase/peroxidase subunit encodes MNDSEPCNFQRRRVLMGMGAAGVALAGSALSCPVMAANPAQVTAAPSSDRTEDRHAFHGKHQSGIVTPRPASGMLVSFDVLASDREDLERLFRTLNERIAFLMKGGPVSQIDPKLPPVDSGILGPVVTPDNLTITVSVGESLFDERFGLADVKPKRLTRMVGFPNDALEADCCHGDLSLQLCANTTDTNIHALRDIVKNLPDLLLVRWKQEGSVPPQAPAKPSVPAQSARNFLGFRDGSANPDSNDAKAMDSVVWVQPGSDEPAWAANGSYQAVRIIRNFVERWDRTPLQEQESILGRVKSTGAPMGGSHESEIPDYTNDPAGKLTKLDAHIRLANPRTTASQANLILRRPFNYSNGVNKNGQLDMGLLFICYQSDLEKGFITVQNRLNGEPLEEYLKPVGGGYFFTLPGVIGDQDFIGRSLLNATHNKTTA; translated from the coding sequence ATGAACGATTCAGAACCATGCAACTTCCAGCGACGTCGAGTCTTGATGGGCATGGGCGCCGCCGGTGTCGCCCTCGCCGGCTCGGCGCTGAGCTGCCCGGTCATGGCGGCAAACCCCGCGCAAGTCACCGCGGCGCCGAGCAGCGACCGTACCGAAGATCGTCACGCGTTCCACGGCAAACACCAAAGCGGCATCGTCACGCCGCGCCCGGCGTCGGGCATGCTGGTGTCGTTTGATGTTCTGGCCAGCGACCGCGAAGACCTTGAGCGCCTGTTCCGTACCCTGAACGAACGCATCGCCTTTTTGATGAAGGGCGGCCCGGTGTCCCAGATCGATCCGAAGCTGCCCCCCGTGGACTCGGGCATCCTCGGCCCCGTTGTCACACCGGACAACCTGACCATCACCGTGTCGGTGGGCGAGTCGCTGTTCGACGAACGCTTCGGCCTCGCCGATGTAAAGCCCAAGCGGCTGACCCGCATGGTCGGTTTTCCCAATGATGCGCTGGAGGCCGACTGCTGCCACGGCGATTTGAGCCTGCAATTGTGCGCCAACACCACCGACACCAACATCCACGCCCTGCGCGACATCGTGAAAAACCTGCCGGACTTATTACTGGTGCGCTGGAAACAGGAAGGCAGCGTGCCGCCCCAGGCCCCGGCGAAACCCAGCGTACCGGCACAGAGCGCGCGCAATTTTCTGGGTTTTCGCGACGGCTCAGCCAACCCAGATTCCAACGATGCCAAAGCGATGGACTCCGTTGTCTGGGTGCAACCGGGCAGCGATGAACCGGCGTGGGCGGCCAACGGCAGCTATCAGGCCGTGCGGATCATCCGCAACTTCGTCGAGCGCTGGGACCGTACGCCATTGCAGGAACAGGAAAGCATTCTCGGTCGGGTCAAAAGCACCGGCGCACCCATGGGCGGCAGCCACGAAAGCGAAATCCCGGATTACACCAACGATCCGGCAGGCAAGCTGACCAAGCTCGACGCACATATCCGCCTGGCCAACCCGCGCACCACGGCGAGCCAGGCCAACCTGATCCTGCGTCGGCCATTCAACTATTCCAACGGTGTGAACAAGAACGGTCAGCTCGACATGGGTCTGCTGTTCATCTGCTACCAGAGCGACCTGGAAAAAGGCTTCATCACCGTGCAAAACCGCCTCAACGGCGAACCGTTGGAGGAATATCTCAAGCCCGTCGGCGGCGGGTATTTCTTCACGTTGCCCGGTGTCATCGGCGACCAGGATTTCATCGGTCGTTCGCTGCTGAACGCTACACACAACAAAACCACTGCCTAA
- the efeO gene encoding iron uptake system protein EfeO produces the protein MKKSPLVLLLTLGLLNTPFSAFAATAPLDLVGPVSDYKIYVTEQLDELASHTRQFTDAIKKGDLATAKKLYAPTRVYYESIEPIAELFSDLDASIDSRVDDHEKGVMAEDFTGFHRLEYSLFSEKSTEGLGELADGLNKDIKDLQARVAGLTFPPEKVVGGAAALLEEVAATKISGEEDRYSHTDLYDLQGNIDGAKKIVDLFRPQIQKQDAGFVAKVDKNFATVDKILARYKTSDGGFETYDKVKEKDRKALVGPVNTLAEDLSTMRGKLGLN, from the coding sequence ATGAAAAAGTCGCCCCTCGTGTTACTGCTGACCCTTGGCTTGCTCAACACCCCGTTTTCGGCGTTCGCGGCCACCGCGCCGCTGGACCTGGTGGGGCCGGTCTCGGACTATAAGATATACGTCACTGAACAACTGGATGAGCTGGCCAGCCACACCCGGCAATTCACCGACGCCATAAAAAAAGGTGACCTGGCCACCGCGAAAAAACTCTACGCGCCGACTCGCGTGTATTACGAGTCGATCGAGCCGATTGCCGAGCTGTTCAGTGACCTGGATGCGTCCATCGACTCCCGCGTCGACGATCACGAGAAAGGTGTGATGGCCGAAGACTTCACCGGGTTCCACCGCCTTGAATACTCGCTGTTCTCGGAAAAAAGTACCGAAGGCCTGGGCGAACTGGCCGACGGCTTGAACAAAGACATCAAAGACCTGCAGGCCCGCGTGGCCGGCCTGACCTTCCCGCCTGAAAAAGTGGTCGGTGGTGCTGCCGCACTGCTGGAAGAAGTCGCTGCGACCAAGATCTCCGGTGAGGAAGATCGCTACAGCCACACCGACCTGTATGACTTGCAGGGCAATATCGACGGTGCGAAGAAAATCGTCGACCTGTTCCGTCCACAGATCCAGAAACAGGACGCCGGGTTCGTGGCCAAGGTCGACAAGAATTTTGCGACCGTGGACAAGATCCTGGCCAGGTACAAGACCAGCGACGGTGGTTTCGAGACCTACGACAAAGTGAAGGAAAAGGACCGCAAGGCGCTGGTCGGGCCGGTTAATACGCTGGCTGAAGATTTGTCGACGATGCGTGGGAAGCTGGGGTTGAACTGA
- the pssA gene encoding CDP-diacylglycerol--serine O-phosphatidyltransferase, which produces MPSLFKRSLLPKLRSFALTADAVSILSGAAEFRRCLLEKIASATQRIYIVALYLQQDEAGQEILDALHAAKAARPELDVVVVVDWLRAQRGLIGAGKQPGNSAWYQEMTRTHASVVPVYGVPVQTRELFGVLHLKGFVIDDCVIYSGASLNNVYLHKFDKYRYDRYHLIQNRELADSMHHLVQHGLVASKAVHRLDLPNLPTTRSLRNDIGDLRSRLKHAAYDTTAGTTLKNGLTVSPLLGVGKNNPLSRVICELIASAQHQLTICTPYFNLPLAVTREINRALARGVKIDIVVGDKTANDFYIPPSEPFKVIAALPYLYEISLRRFAKRHQRNIDSGQLNLHLWHDGDNTYHLKGMWIDQRYTLLTGNNLNPRAFRLDLENALLIDDPHSQLLEPRRKELAEIFQHTRRIERYQDLETLAEYPAGVAKFLKRVSRVRIERLLYRIL; this is translated from the coding sequence ATGCCGTCGCTTTTCAAACGCTCCCTGCTGCCAAAACTACGCAGTTTTGCGCTGACCGCCGATGCCGTCAGCATCCTTTCCGGCGCTGCCGAATTTCGTCGTTGCCTGCTGGAAAAAATCGCCAGCGCGACCCAGCGCATCTATATCGTCGCGTTGTACCTGCAACAGGACGAAGCCGGCCAGGAAATTCTCGATGCCCTGCACGCAGCGAAAGCCGCACGTCCTGAGCTGGACGTGGTGGTCGTTGTCGACTGGTTGCGCGCCCAGCGCGGTCTGATCGGTGCCGGCAAACAGCCGGGCAACTCGGCGTGGTATCAGGAAATGACTCGCACCCACGCAAGTGTAGTGCCGGTGTATGGCGTCCCGGTGCAGACCCGCGAACTGTTCGGCGTGTTGCACCTCAAGGGCTTCGTCATTGATGATTGCGTGATCTACAGCGGCGCGAGTCTGAACAACGTTTATCTGCACAAGTTCGACAAGTACCGCTACGACCGTTATCACCTGATCCAGAACCGCGAACTGGCCGATTCGATGCATCACCTGGTGCAACACGGCCTGGTCGCATCCAAAGCGGTGCATCGCCTCGACTTGCCGAACCTGCCGACCACCCGCAGCCTGCGCAACGATATCGGTGACTTGCGCAGCCGTCTCAAGCACGCGGCGTACGACACCACGGCGGGCACCACGCTCAAGAACGGTTTGACCGTCAGCCCGTTGCTCGGCGTTGGCAAGAACAACCCGTTGAGCCGGGTGATTTGCGAACTCATCGCCAGTGCCCAGCATCAACTGACCATTTGTACGCCGTACTTCAACCTGCCATTGGCCGTGACCCGGGAAATCAACCGGGCACTGGCGCGGGGGGTGAAGATCGACATCGTGGTCGGCGACAAGACCGCCAACGACTTCTACATTCCGCCGAGCGAACCGTTCAAGGTGATCGCGGCGCTGCCATACCTGTACGAGATCAGCCTGCGCCGGTTTGCCAAGCGCCATCAGCGCAACATCGACAGCGGTCAGTTGAACCTGCACCTGTGGCACGATGGCGACAACACCTATCACCTCAAAGGCATGTGGATTGATCAGCGCTACACCTTGCTGACCGGCAACAACCTCAACCCGCGCGCATTCCGCCTCGACCTGGAAAACGCCTTGCTGATCGATGATCCGCACAGCCAGTTGCTGGAACCGCGCCGCAAGGAGCTGGCCGAAATCTTCCAGCACACCCGGCGCATCGAGCGCTATCAGGATCTGGAAACCCTCGCCGAATACCCGGCGGGCGTGGCCAAGTTCCTCAAGCGGGTCAGTCGCGTGCGTATTGAGCGGTTGCTTTACCGTATTCTTTGA
- a CDS encoding DUF1348 family protein, giving the protein MSDANVRPPLPPFTRESAIEKVRLAEDGWNSREPERVSLAYTLDTQWRNRAEFAHNREEAKAFLTRKWARELDYRLIKELWAFTDNRIAVRFAYEWHDDSGNWFRSYGNENWEFNEDGLMARRFASINDMPIKESERKYHWPLGRRPDDHPGLSDLGL; this is encoded by the coding sequence ATGTCTGATGCCAACGTTCGCCCGCCATTGCCGCCCTTCACCCGTGAATCGGCCATTGAGAAAGTCCGTTTGGCCGAAGACGGCTGGAACTCCCGCGAGCCGGAGCGCGTGTCCCTGGCCTACACCCTGGACACCCAATGGCGAAACCGCGCCGAGTTCGCCCATAACCGCGAAGAAGCCAAAGCCTTCCTGACGCGCAAATGGGCCAGGGAACTCGACTATCGCCTGATCAAGGAGCTCTGGGCCTTTACCGACAACCGCATCGCAGTGCGTTTTGCCTATGAATGGCACGACGACTCGGGCAACTGGTTTCGTTCCTATGGCAACGAAAACTGGGAGTTCAACGAGGATGGTTTGATGGCGCGACGGTTTGCCAGCATCAACGACATGCCGATCAAGGAAAGCGAGCGCAAGTACCACTGGCCGCTGGGGCGGCGACCGGATGATCATCCAGGGCTGTCAGATCTAGGCCTGTAA
- a CDS encoding TSUP family transporter, with the protein MPFELSVDLSTLAILALVAFVAGFIDAIAGGGGLLTTPALLTAGLPPHLVLGTNKLSSTFGSAIASFTFYRRKLFHPAQWVHAIVGTLLGALIGAIVAHYLPAEWLNKMLPVIVFACGVYLLFGGTPKAPLDSDAPIKKKWQSTQGFSLGFYDGVAGPGTGAFWTVSSLLLYPIDLVKASGVARSMNFVSNAAALSVFIFSGQVDWIIGLCMGSSLMVGAFFGARTAISGGAKFIRPVFITVVLGLTVRLAWQHWFSVA; encoded by the coding sequence ATGCCCTTCGAACTCAGTGTTGACCTCTCCACCCTGGCCATTCTCGCCCTTGTCGCTTTTGTTGCCGGTTTCATCGATGCCATCGCCGGCGGCGGCGGTCTGTTGACCACACCAGCCCTGCTGACCGCCGGCCTGCCTCCGCACCTGGTCCTGGGCACCAACAAACTCAGCTCGACCTTCGGCTCGGCCATCGCCAGCTTTACCTTCTATCGCCGCAAGCTGTTCCATCCCGCACAGTGGGTTCACGCCATCGTCGGCACGTTGTTGGGCGCACTGATCGGTGCCATCGTCGCGCATTACCTGCCAGCGGAATGGCTGAACAAGATGCTGCCGGTAATCGTTTTCGCCTGTGGCGTTTATCTGTTGTTTGGTGGTACGCCGAAAGCGCCGCTGGACAGCGACGCGCCGATCAAGAAGAAGTGGCAATCGACACAGGGCTTCAGCCTCGGCTTCTATGACGGCGTGGCCGGTCCGGGCACGGGCGCGTTCTGGACCGTCAGCAGCCTGCTGCTCTACCCTATCGATCTGGTGAAGGCCAGCGGTGTGGCGCGCAGCATGAACTTCGTCAGCAACGCGGCGGCGCTGTCGGTGTTCATCTTTTCCGGTCAGGTGGACTGGATCATCGGCCTGTGCATGGGCTCGTCATTGATGGTCGGCGCCTTCTTCGGCGCCCGCACCGCCATCAGCGGGGGTGCGAAGTTCATTCGTCCGGTGTTCATCACCGTGGTGTTGGGTCTGACCGTGCGTTTAGCCTGGCAACACTGGTTCAGCGTGGCCTAA
- the nudC gene encoding NAD(+) diphosphatase, which translates to MISRWTTAVLDTDQPGGWAVARSPEGFLFDDNGALFPREWLKRQDLSILAEHGIGHLDGEPVYLLELRSHSDVPGCNWKGLRAFMLDGDHTVYKVLGYAAQIGTWAREHRFCGNCGQAMTQVPRERAMYCQPCEMRSYPRISPSMIVLVTRGDEILLARSPRFVTGVYSTLAGFAEPGESAEDCLIREVREEVRIEVRNIQYLGSQCWPFPHSMMLGFHAEYAGGEIVCQEDEIEDAQWFNVHALPPLPASRSIARYLIDVYVARRLGHAEPVLPG; encoded by the coding sequence ATGATTTCTCGCTGGACCACCGCAGTACTGGACACAGACCAACCCGGCGGCTGGGCTGTCGCACGCAGCCCTGAAGGCTTTTTGTTCGACGACAACGGCGCGCTGTTCCCAAGGGAATGGCTCAAGCGCCAGGACTTGTCGATTCTGGCTGAACACGGCATCGGTCATCTCGATGGAGAGCCGGTTTATCTGCTGGAACTGCGCAGCCACAGCGACGTGCCGGGTTGCAACTGGAAAGGTCTGCGGGCATTCATGCTGGACGGTGATCACACGGTCTATAAAGTGCTGGGTTACGCCGCGCAGATCGGCACCTGGGCACGCGAGCATCGCTTTTGCGGCAATTGCGGGCAGGCCATGACGCAAGTGCCGCGAGAGCGGGCAATGTATTGCCAGCCATGCGAGATGCGCAGTTATCCGCGCATCTCGCCGAGCATGATCGTGTTGGTCACCCGGGGCGATGAAATCCTGCTGGCGCGTTCACCGCGCTTCGTCACGGGGGTCTACAGCACACTGGCCGGTTTTGCCGAGCCGGGTGAGTCGGCCGAAGATTGTCTGATCCGCGAGGTACGCGAGGAAGTGCGCATCGAGGTCAGGAACATCCAGTACCTGGGCAGCCAGTGCTGGCCGTTCCCGCACTCGATGATGCTCGGCTTCCATGCCGAATACGCCGGTGGTGAGATCGTGTGTCAGGAAGACGAGATCGAAGACGCCCAGTGGTTCAACGTGCACGCGTTGCCGCCGTTGCCGGCGTCGCGCTCGATTGCCCGTTACCTGATCGACGTGTATGTGGCGCGGCGTTTAGGCCACGCTGAACCAGTGTTGCCAGGCTAA
- a CDS encoding crotonase/enoyl-CoA hydratase family protein, producing MAQYTAFNVELVNKIAHVQINRPEKINSMNAAFWSEIVEIFQWIDDSDDVRVVVLSGAGKHFSSGIDLMMLASVANELGKDVGRNARLLRRKILNLQASFNAVDNCRKPVLAAIQGYCLGGAIDLIAACDMRYAAEDAQFSIKEIDIGMAADVGTLQRLPRIIGDGMLRELAYTGRTFGADEARSMGLVNRVYSDSASLLDGVMGIAGEIAAKSPIAVTGTKEMISYMRDHRIDDGLEYIATWNAAMLQSTDLRVAMAAHMSKQKPEFLD from the coding sequence ATGGCTCAGTACACCGCGTTCAACGTCGAACTGGTCAATAAAATCGCTCATGTGCAAATCAACCGCCCCGAGAAGATCAACTCGATGAACGCTGCGTTCTGGAGTGAAATCGTCGAGATTTTCCAATGGATCGACGACAGCGACGATGTGCGCGTGGTGGTCCTCAGTGGGGCAGGCAAGCATTTCTCGTCGGGTATCGACCTGATGATGCTGGCCAGTGTGGCCAACGAACTCGGCAAGGACGTGGGTCGCAACGCACGCCTGCTGCGACGCAAGATCCTCAACCTGCAAGCCTCGTTCAACGCCGTCGATAATTGCCGCAAACCGGTGCTCGCGGCGATTCAGGGTTACTGCCTGGGCGGGGCAATCGATCTGATTGCCGCTTGCGACATGCGTTACGCCGCTGAAGATGCACAGTTCTCGATCAAGGAAATCGACATCGGCATGGCCGCCGACGTCGGCACGCTGCAACGCTTGCCGCGAATCATCGGGGACGGCATGCTGCGTGAACTGGCTTACACTGGTCGCACGTTTGGTGCCGACGAGGCGCGGAGCATGGGCCTGGTCAATCGCGTTTACAGCGACAGCGCCAGCCTGCTCGACGGCGTCATGGGCATTGCCGGCGAAATCGCCGCAAAGTCGCCGATTGCCGTCACCGGCACCAAGGAGATGATCAGCTACATGCGCGACCATCGCATCGATGACGGCCTCGAATACATCGCTACCTGGAACGCCGCCATGTTGCAATCCACTGATCTTCGCGTGGCCATGGCTGCCCATATGAGCAAACAGAAACCCGAATTCCTGGATTGA